In the genome of Thiorhodovibrio winogradskyi, the window GGCGGGCGACCGCATCGAAGGAGAGCACACACCAAGGGCCGCGGCAATAAGCGACGATCGCGCGCTCGGGCGGCAGGTCGGTTAGATGATCCTCAAGGGCGTCGAGCGGCACATTGAGCGCACCCGGGACATGGCCTTGGGCGTATTCCTCGGCCGGGCGCACGTCGATGACCGTCACCAGACCAGCGCGCACCCGATCAAGCAAATCCGCCGCCGGCAGCGGTTCCAGATCGTCGCGGGCGCGCAGATAGCTGACCAGTAACTCACCCACAGCGCGGTGACGACTTTCGGCCAAACCCCGCAAGGCCGCCACGGCCGCTAGCACCTGGTCGTCAGCCAGCCCGTAGCGCACATGCTGGCCATCGCGCCGCGCCTGTGCCAGCCCGGCGGCCTTGAGCTGCTGCAAGTGCTTGGAGGTATTGGCGACACTCAGCCCCGAGAGGCGCGCCAGTTCATCGACAGGACGCTCACCCTGGGCGAGATAGTCGAGCAATTCCAGCCGCGCAGCGCTACCGAGGGCGCGGGCGATGCTGGCGAGTTGCTCAAACAGTGCTTGTTTGGGGGGGGACATGGGAAGAAGTTTGAAGTTTGAAGAGGAAAGTTTGAAATTGAAGGGCTGAGCTTGGTATGTGCGTTGTCTCGCTCCATCTGCGAGATTTCAACCTTTGTTTTCTGTTTGGCGCGCCATGCTTGATACCCTCCCGCATCTCCAACCCGGCGATTTTCCGTCCATCCTGCGCGAGCAGCCCTTGACCCTGCAAGTCAATCTCGGGTGGCTGTGCAATCAGCAGTGCCGGCATTGTCACGTCGGCGCGGGGCCGAAGCGGCGGGAAATCATGGATCGGGATACCCTGGAACTGGTCATGGCCACGCTTGAGCGCGGTGATTTCCAGACGCTGGATTTGACTGGCGGCGCGCCCGAGCTGAACCCTGGCTTTCGTGATCTGGTGTGTCATGCGCGCGCGCTCGGGCTCAGAGTAATTGATCGCTGCAACCTGACGGTGCTGAGCGAACCCGGACAGGAGGATCTGGCCGACTTCCTCGCCGATCAGGGCTGTGAGCTGGTTGCCTCCTTGCCCTGTTATCTGGAAACCAATGTCGATGCCCAGCGCGGGCGCGGGGTGTTCGAGTCCAGTCTGACCGGTCTGCGCCGACTGAACGCATTGGGTTATGGCGATCCGACCAGTGACCCGAACAGCGCGCTGGTACTAGATTTGGTCTTCAACCCCCAGGGGCCGGAGCTGCCGCCACCCCAGGCGGAGCTGGAGGCGGATTATCGGCGGGAGTTGTTCGACAAATTTGGCATTCGCTTCAACCGGCTACTGACCCTAGCCAATCTGCCGGTGGGGCGCTTTGGCAGCTTGCTGTTATCGACCGGCGCCCTCGAGGGCTACATCGAACGTCTGCGGGCCGCTCATCGCGCGGAGAATCTGGCCAATGTGATGTGCCGCTCGCTGATCAGCGTCGATTGGCAGGGCTGGTTGTACGACTGCGATTTCAATCAAATGCTGGGGCTGCCGCTGGGCGGGACCAAGTGGGATGCCGAGCGCCCGCATCTGCGCGATCTGCCCAACCGCGCGCTCGTCGGCGCGCCCATCGCGGTGGCCAATCACTGCTATGGCTGCACCGCCGGGCAGGGATCGAGCTGCGGCGGCGCTCTGTCCAGAAGTTTCTGATGCCGGCCACCGCTGGAGCGGCCCAGTCCGTGCGCCTTTCCATCATTACGCCGACGCTGAACGAAGCCTCGGCGATCTCCGCACTGCTGGGCGATTTGGCCCCGCTGCGCGCCGCCGGCCACGAACTAATCCTGGTCGATGGCGGCAGCAGCGACGCCACCCGGGCGCTGGCCGAGCCGCTGGTGGATCGGCTGCTCGACGCGCCGCGCGGGCGCGCCGCACAGATGAATGCCGGCGCCCAGGTTGCCACCGGCGAGCTGCTGTGGTTTCTGCATGCCGACAGCCGGGTACCGGCCGCCGCTGCCGAGGCGCTACTCGCCGCCGCTCGGGCAGGGGGGCGCCCAGGGATGCGCCCAGTGGTGCGCTGGGGACGTTTTGATGTGCGGCTATCCGGGCGCCATCCGCTGCTGCGGGTGATCGAGCGCGCGATGAATCTGCGCTCCTGCCTGAGCGGAATCGCCACCGGCGATCAGGGCCTGTTCGTCACCCGCGCGGACTTCACCGCCGTGGGCGGTTTTCCCAACATCCCGCTGATGGAAGACATCGCTCTGTCGCGACGCCTGCGCCGGCTGGCGCGACCCCTGTGCCTGCGCCCGGCCTTGATCACCTCCAGCCGACGCTGGGAATCGCGCGGGATTCTGCGCACCATGGTGCTGATGTGGCGGCTGCGGTTGGCCTATGCCCTGGGCGCTGATCCGGCACGGCTGGCGCGGTTGTATCGGTGATCAGCGCATGCGCTCGGGTTGCACACTAATCGTATTTGCCCGCGAGCCGGTACCGGGTCGGGTCAAGACCCGCTTGATTCCGGCGTTGGGCTCCGAAGGTGCGGCGCGCCTGTACCGGCGGCTGCTCGGCATGGCGTTGCAGGCTGGAAGCGCGAGCGCTTGCGCGCGCCTCCAGCTCTGGTGTGCGGGAGTGGAGGATCAGGCTGGAGATGCCGGCGATGC includes:
- a CDS encoding TIGR04283 family arsenosugar biosynthesis glycosyltransferase; the protein is MPATAGAAQSVRLSIITPTLNEASAISALLGDLAPLRAAGHELILVDGGSSDATRALAEPLVDRLLDAPRGRAAQMNAGAQVATGELLWFLHADSRVPAAAAEALLAAARAGGRPGMRPVVRWGRFDVRLSGRHPLLRVIERAMNLRSCLSGIATGDQGLFVTRADFTAVGGFPNIPLMEDIALSRRLRRLARPLCLRPALITSSRRWESRGILRTMVLMWRLRLAYALGADPARLARLYR
- a CDS encoding ArsR/SmtB family transcription factor, whose amino-acid sequence is MSPPKQALFEQLASIARALGSAARLELLDYLAQGERPVDELARLSGLSVANTSKHLQQLKAAGLAQARRDGQHVRYGLADDQVLAAVAALRGLAESRHRAVGELLVSYLRARDDLEPLPAADLLDRVRAGLVTVIDVRPAEEYAQGHVPGALNVPLDALEDHLTDLPPERAIVAYCRGPWCVLSFDAVARLRQAGFNARRLENGLPEWRQAGWPVEKGEGGR
- the arsS gene encoding arsenosugar biosynthesis radical SAM (seleno)protein ArsS (Some members of this family are selenoproteins.) — encoded protein: MLDTLPHLQPGDFPSILREQPLTLQVNLGWLCNQQCRHCHVGAGPKRREIMDRDTLELVMATLERGDFQTLDLTGGAPELNPGFRDLVCHARALGLRVIDRCNLTVLSEPGQEDLADFLADQGCELVASLPCYLETNVDAQRGRGVFESSLTGLRRLNALGYGDPTSDPNSALVLDLVFNPQGPELPPPQAELEADYRRELFDKFGIRFNRLLTLANLPVGRFGSLLLSTGALEGYIERLRAAHRAENLANVMCRSLISVDWQGWLYDCDFNQMLGLPLGGTKWDAERPHLRDLPNRALVGAPIAVANHCYGCTAGQGSSCGGALSRSF